Proteins encoded together in one Micromonospora kangleipakensis window:
- a CDS encoding GAP family protein, with the protein MNLLTVLPLAFVMVAGPQLISAVFLAASRDPRRSSVAYLAGAALGTGLALTVWYLVFRAVKHTAGGEDPDSGSRHLVDWIVLAVLLAVMVGIFLRRGHREPPSWMRKLEDPRPRLAFGLGLLLIAAMPTDEAIMASVAGSLAGHDRPWWHLLPFLVLTMLLLALPLLALLLLGHRATVALPKVRDWANTHSWVISELVTLIFVAIVVSDLAK; encoded by the coding sequence ATGAACCTGCTGACCGTCCTGCCGCTGGCCTTCGTCATGGTCGCCGGGCCCCAGCTGATCAGCGCGGTGTTTCTGGCCGCCAGCCGGGACCCGCGGCGCAGCTCGGTGGCCTACCTGGCGGGCGCGGCGCTCGGCACCGGCCTCGCCCTGACCGTCTGGTACCTCGTCTTTCGGGCCGTGAAGCACACGGCCGGCGGCGAGGACCCGGACAGCGGCAGCCGGCACCTCGTCGACTGGATCGTGCTGGCGGTGCTGCTGGCGGTGATGGTGGGCATCTTCCTGCGGCGCGGGCACCGCGAGCCGCCGTCCTGGATGAGGAAGCTGGAGGATCCCCGGCCGCGCCTCGCGTTCGGGCTCGGCCTGCTGCTCATCGCCGCCATGCCGACCGATGAGGCCATCATGGCCTCCGTCGCGGGCTCCCTGGCCGGGCACGACCGGCCGTGGTGGCACCTGCTGCCGTTCCTGGTGCTCACCATGCTGCTGCTGGCCCTGCCGCTGCTGGCGCTGCTGCTCCTCGGCCACCGCGCCACGGTCGCCCTGCCGAAGGTGCGCGACTGGGCGAACACGCACTCCTGGGTGATCAGCGAGCTGGTCACCCTGATCTTCGTCGCGATCGTGGTCTCGGACCTGGCGAAGTGA
- a CDS encoding endonuclease/exonuclease/phosphatase family protein produces the protein MLRVMTWNIRTGGRDRGGDDRLDRIVAVVTAQRPDVLALQELRGFDRGGLLADVAGRVGMTPHLARSCLGQPVAVLVRPPLRMLSAGRVRRPFHHAAARAVVATSAGPLTVVSTHLDPYSGGRRRMEADWLAAAVRRADGPFTLVAGDLNTLDPTVDHTERLAGLPDLYRRRHLRRNGRTVDTRAVSRLLAAGLVDLWPHAGGAEPDGQTVPTRHGGAEFAAMRLDYLLATPAVAALTRQVRVVRDRETDRASDHYPVVADLELAPG, from the coding sequence ATGCTACGGGTGATGACCTGGAACATCCGGACCGGCGGCCGGGACCGCGGCGGCGACGACCGACTGGACCGGATCGTCGCGGTCGTCACCGCGCAGCGGCCCGACGTGCTGGCTCTCCAGGAGCTGCGCGGCTTCGACCGGGGCGGGCTGCTGGCCGACGTGGCGGGCCGGGTGGGGATGACGCCCCACCTGGCCCGTTCCTGTCTCGGCCAGCCGGTCGCGGTGCTGGTCCGCCCGCCGCTGCGGATGCTCTCGGCGGGCCGGGTACGCCGGCCGTTCCACCACGCCGCCGCCCGGGCCGTGGTCGCCACCTCGGCCGGACCGTTGACCGTGGTCAGCACCCACCTCGACCCGTACTCCGGTGGGCGGCGGCGGATGGAGGCCGACTGGCTGGCGGCGGCGGTGCGGCGCGCCGACGGCCCGTTCACCCTGGTCGCGGGCGACCTGAACACCCTCGACCCGACCGTCGACCACACCGAGCGGCTGGCCGGCCTGCCCGACCTCTACCGTCGTCGGCATCTGCGCCGCAACGGCCGTACCGTCGACACCCGCGCGGTGTCCCGACTGCTCGCGGCCGGCCTGGTCGACCTCTGGCCGCACGCCGGCGGCGCGGAGCCGGACGGGCAGACCGTGCCGACCCGGCACGGCGGGGCCGAGTTCGCCGCGATGCGCCTGGACTATCTGCTCGCCACCCCGGCGGTGGCCGCGCTGACCCGCCAGGTCCGGGTGGTCCGCGACCGGGAGACCGACCGGGCCTCCGACCACTACCCGGTCGTCGCCGACCTGGAGCTGGCACCCGGCTGA
- a CDS encoding alpha/beta fold hydrolase yields the protein MAELRLALAAPRPVAGLTSEFRLVDGLRTHTRRSADPGAGAPPVVLVHGLAVSHRYLTPLALTLSATHPVYVPDLPGFGLTERPGAAYDVSRHAAHLAAWLSAYSLGPVCLLGHSFGAEVAARLTADRPDLVRALVLAGPTSDPAARSRRGQFGRWLVDTLREAPAQLPVLLRDVRDARPWRVYASLSHSVRNAIEADLVRIAAPTLVLAGARDTIAPPAWREEVARLVPTARTVTVPAAAHNVATTAPAQVADAIRALLAPALKG from the coding sequence GTGGCCGAGCTGCGGCTCGCGCTGGCGGCGCCCCGGCCGGTCGCCGGCCTGACCAGTGAGTTCCGGCTCGTCGACGGGCTGCGGACGCACACCCGGCGGTCGGCCGATCCGGGGGCCGGCGCGCCGCCCGTGGTGCTGGTGCACGGCCTCGCCGTCTCGCACCGCTACCTCACCCCGCTCGCGCTGACCCTGTCGGCCACCCATCCGGTGTACGTCCCGGACCTGCCCGGCTTCGGGCTGACCGAACGCCCCGGCGCCGCGTACGACGTGTCCCGGCACGCCGCGCACCTGGCCGCCTGGCTCTCCGCGTACAGTCTGGGGCCGGTCTGCCTGCTCGGGCACTCGTTCGGCGCCGAGGTCGCCGCCCGGCTCACCGCCGACCGGCCCGACCTGGTGCGCGCCCTGGTGCTGGCCGGTCCGACCAGCGACCCGGCGGCCCGGTCCCGGCGCGGCCAGTTCGGCCGGTGGCTGGTGGACACCCTGCGGGAAGCCCCGGCGCAGCTGCCGGTCCTGCTCCGGGACGTGCGGGACGCCCGCCCCTGGCGGGTGTACGCCTCGCTGTCCCACTCGGTCCGCAACGCGATCGAGGCGGACCTGGTGCGGATCGCCGCGCCGACGCTCGTGCTGGCCGGCGCCCGGGACACGATCGCCCCGCCGGCCTGGCGGGAGGAGGTCGCCCGGCTCGTCCCCACCGCCCGCACGGTGACCGTGCCGGCCGCCGCGCACAACGTCGCCACCACCGCCCCGGCGCAGGTCGCCGACGCGATCCGCGCCCTGCTCGCCCCCGCCCTGAAAGGTTGA